The proteins below come from a single Sphingomicrobium sediminis genomic window:
- a CDS encoding DUF1489 family protein encodes MPTVHMTKVAFGAKTLPTLEKRIAARAQGGEVRIVTKRRPIRHAEVVNGGRLHWIVKHRMVAKSKVLRFEPRNDGRWDIVISAKLEGCAAMPRRAHQGWRYLEEKDAPGEQGDDSGISELPPRLYGKLASLALI; translated from the coding sequence GTGCCGACAGTTCACATGACCAAGGTCGCCTTCGGGGCGAAGACGTTGCCGACGCTCGAAAAGCGGATTGCCGCGCGGGCGCAGGGCGGCGAAGTGCGCATTGTCACCAAGCGCCGCCCGATCCGTCATGCCGAAGTCGTGAATGGCGGCCGCCTGCACTGGATCGTCAAGCATCGCATGGTAGCCAAGTCCAAGGTGCTGCGCTTCGAACCGCGCAATGACGGGCGCTGGGACATTGTCATTTCCGCCAAGCTGGAAGGCTGCGCCGCCATGCCGCGCCGCGCCCATCAGGGCTGGCGGTATCTTGAAGAGAAAGACGCGCCCGGTGAGCAGGGCGACGATAGCGGGATCAGCGAATTGCCCCCGCGCCTCTATGGAAAGCTGGCCTCGCTGGCGCTGATCTAG
- the mgtE gene encoding magnesium transporter, with protein sequence MNDTSPPLEEDLVHDAEDRLRPDFVKEVLDDVREGRLEEACSLVAELHPADRADLVELAPEADRADLIAALGSLLDADVYAEMNEHVRELVVEEMEPEQAAELTGDMETDDAVALLEDLDDDDQRAILDVMEPDDRAAIEEALSYPEESAGRIMQRDLIAVPEHWNVGQVIDYMRSDEELADDFWEVFVVGPLHHPVGTTKLSTLLRTKREVPIADIMQEEQTLIPVDMDQEEVALKFQKYALISAAVVDPSGRLVGMITVDDIVHIIQEEAGEDALLLSGAGEGDINEPVREAYSGRIRWLIANLGTALLATFVIAQFEDTIARLAILAALMPIVAALGGNAGTQALAVTVRALATNQLTGTNRARAIRREFFVALLNGVTIAIILGIGVAIFLDPMIGVVIGAAILFNILVAGLAGVLVPVILDRFGADPAVASSVFVTTVTDTMGFLAFLGLASAVLL encoded by the coding sequence ATGAACGACACGTCACCCCCGCTCGAAGAGGACCTGGTTCACGACGCCGAGGACCGGCTGCGCCCCGATTTCGTCAAGGAAGTGCTCGATGACGTTCGCGAAGGACGTCTCGAGGAGGCCTGTTCGCTGGTCGCCGAACTCCATCCGGCCGACCGCGCCGACTTGGTCGAACTGGCGCCCGAGGCCGACCGCGCCGACCTGATCGCGGCATTGGGCTCGCTGCTCGACGCCGACGTCTATGCCGAGATGAACGAGCATGTGCGCGAGCTCGTCGTCGAGGAGATGGAGCCCGAGCAGGCGGCCGAACTGACCGGCGACATGGAGACCGATGACGCGGTTGCCTTGCTCGAGGATCTCGATGATGACGACCAGCGCGCCATTCTCGATGTCATGGAGCCTGACGATCGCGCCGCGATCGAGGAAGCGCTCTCCTATCCCGAGGAATCCGCGGGTCGCATCATGCAGCGCGACCTCATCGCGGTGCCCGAACATTGGAATGTCGGCCAGGTCATCGATTATATGCGCTCCGACGAGGAATTGGCGGACGACTTCTGGGAAGTGTTCGTCGTCGGGCCGCTGCACCATCCCGTCGGCACGACCAAATTGTCGACCCTGCTGCGCACCAAGCGCGAGGTGCCGATCGCCGATATCATGCAGGAAGAGCAGACGCTGATCCCGGTCGACATGGACCAGGAAGAAGTGGCGCTCAAATTCCAGAAATACGCGCTGATCAGCGCCGCCGTGGTCGATCCGTCGGGGCGACTGGTCGGCATGATCACGGTCGATGACATCGTCCATATCATCCAGGAAGAAGCGGGCGAGGATGCGCTGCTCCTGTCCGGTGCGGGCGAGGGCGACATTAACGAGCCGGTGCGCGAAGCCTATTCGGGCCGCATCCGCTGGCTCATCGCCAATCTTGGCACTGCGCTGCTGGCGACCTTCGTCATCGCGCAGTTCGAGGATACGATCGCCCGGCTGGCGATCCTCGCGGCGCTCATGCCCATCGTCGCCGCGTTGGGCGGCAATGCGGGGACACAGGCGCTGGCCGTGACAGTGCGCGCATTGGCCACCAACCAGCTGACCGGGACAAACCGCGCCCGCGCGATCCGGCGCGAATTCTTCGTGGCGCTGCTCAACGGCGTGACGATCGCGATCATCCTCGGCATCGGCGTGGCCATCTTCCTCGATCCGATGATCGGCGTGGTGATCGGTGCGGCGATCCTCTTCAATATCCTTGTGGCCGGGCTTGCCGGGGTGCTGGTGCCGGTGATTCTCGACCGCTTCGGGGCCGACCCGGCAGTGGCGTCGAGCGTCTTCGTCACGACAGTGACCGACACGATGGGTTTTCTCGCCTTCCTTGGCCTCGCCAGCGCGGTGCTCTTGTAA
- a CDS encoding amidohydrolase family protein: MKSYHAFAVSLAALAASACSTTDMAAPQPAIAAIEADLLIANVTVIDPETGTVLAGRDVLVKDGRILSVATHGSTPVAASQVIDAAGHYLMPGLFDMHSHTSFNGVHESSLLLMHANGVTGVREMGSDCGDGPGGMGMCIDEMLEARAAIEAGDLVGPRLVMLSSAKIEQGREEPASDHARMYEPTNIDEAVAAVAAVKARDVEYLKVSQGWEPDVFVAFMQAADAAGMRVGGHIPMAFSVAEISELGLDSIEHARDLPMDCATVGVEFRDQIKRKLAGEDIPWPDRQAIPGRSLAEYDDALCQAQIQAMVDNDTYYVPTHLTREMDYRAGEDAYRDDPRFQYIPVFQRNFWGRDLDRTAQAPAEFVDQLEAFYYQGLKLTGMAHDMGVKVMVGTDANDTMVFPGFSVHDELGNLVEAGLTPMEALQAATSVPAAYLGRSEDFGGVSAGKLADLVLLSANPTENIDHSDAIVAVVQGGRVSDRAALDGYLQDVRDHVARAEAQAAAASE, translated from the coding sequence ATGAAGTCGTATCACGCGTTCGCCGTCTCGCTGGCCGCCTTGGCCGCCAGCGCCTGTTCCACCACCGACATGGCCGCGCCGCAGCCCGCCATCGCCGCTATCGAAGCCGATCTCCTGATCGCCAACGTCACGGTCATCGACCCGGAAACCGGAACGGTTTTGGCGGGGCGCGATGTGCTGGTGAAGGACGGGCGCATCCTGTCGGTGGCAACGCACGGATCGACGCCGGTTGCGGCGAGCCAGGTCATCGACGCGGCGGGGCATTATCTGATGCCCGGCCTGTTCGACATGCATAGCCATACGAGCTTTAACGGGGTGCATGAGAGCTCGCTGCTGCTGATGCATGCCAACGGCGTCACGGGGGTGCGCGAGATGGGGAGCGATTGCGGCGACGGACCGGGCGGCATGGGCATGTGCATCGACGAGATGCTCGAGGCCCGCGCCGCGATCGAGGCCGGCGATTTGGTCGGTCCGCGCCTCGTCATGCTTTCCAGCGCCAAGATCGAACAGGGCCGCGAGGAGCCGGCATCGGACCATGCGCGGATGTACGAGCCCACCAATATCGACGAAGCCGTGGCTGCCGTAGCCGCGGTGAAGGCGCGCGACGTCGAATATCTCAAGGTCAGCCAGGGCTGGGAGCCCGATGTCTTCGTCGCGTTCATGCAGGCTGCGGACGCGGCCGGCATGCGCGTGGGGGGCCATATCCCGATGGCCTTCAGCGTCGCCGAAATTTCGGAACTCGGGCTGGATTCCATCGAACATGCACGCGACCTGCCGATGGATTGCGCCACCGTGGGCGTCGAGTTTCGCGACCAGATCAAGCGCAAGCTGGCCGGCGAAGACATTCCTTGGCCCGACCGCCAGGCAATCCCCGGCCGCTCGCTCGCTGAATATGACGATGCTCTGTGCCAGGCGCAGATCCAGGCGATGGTCGATAACGACACCTATTACGTTCCGACCCATCTCACGCGCGAGATGGACTATCGTGCCGGCGAGGATGCCTATCGCGACGATCCGCGCTTTCAGTACATCCCGGTCTTCCAGCGCAATTTCTGGGGCCGCGACCTCGACCGCACCGCGCAGGCCCCGGCCGAGTTCGTCGACCAGCTTGAAGCCTTCTATTATCAGGGCCTCAAACTCACCGGCATGGCCCATGACATGGGCGTGAAGGTCATGGTCGGCACCGATGCCAACGACACGATGGTCTTCCCCGGTTTCTCGGTTCATGACGAGCTCGGCAACCTCGTTGAGGCTGGCCTCACGCCGATGGAAGCCTTGCAGGCCGCGACCAGCGTGCCCGCCGCTTATCTGGGGCGCAGCGAGGACTTTGGCGGGGTCAGCGCCGGCAAGCTCGCCGACCTCGTCCTGCTTTCGGCCAATCCCACCGAGAATATCGACCATTCCGACGCCATCGTGGCGGTCGTGCAGGGCGGGCGCGTATCCGACCGCGCGGCGCTGGACGGCTACCTCCAAGACGTGCGCGACCATGTCGCCCGGGCCGAGGCACAGGCCGCCGCAGCCAGCGAATAA
- a CDS encoding peptidylprolyl isomerase, whose translation MADTLTLKLSTGGDVVIKLRPDLAPGHVERITKLASDGFYDGVVFHRVIPGFMAQGGDPTGTGTGGSDLPDLKAEFNSEPHVRGTCSMARTPDPNSANSQFFICFDDAHFLDGQYTVWGQVESGMEHVDALPTGEPVPNPGKIEKATVS comes from the coding sequence ATGGCCGATACACTCACCCTCAAACTCTCGACCGGCGGCGACGTCGTCATCAAGCTGCGCCCCGACCTGGCCCCTGGCCATGTCGAGCGCATCACCAAGCTCGCCAGCGACGGTTTCTATGACGGCGTGGTCTTCCACCGGGTGATCCCGGGCTTCATGGCACAGGGCGGCGACCCCACCGGCACCGGCACGGGCGGCAGCGACCTTCCCGACCTCAAGGCCGAGTTCAACAGCGAGCCGCACGTCCGCGGCACCTGCTCGATGGCCCGTACACCCGACCCGAACAGCGCCAACAGCCAGTTCTTCATCTGCTTCGACGACGCCCACTTCCTCGATGGTCAGTACACCGTCTGGGGCCAGGTCGAGAGCGGCATGGAGCATGTCGACGCGCTGCCGACCGGCGAGCCCGTCCCCAATCCCGGCAAGATCGAAAAGGCGACCGTTTCCTAA
- a CDS encoding DUF418 domain-containing protein produces MNDTPMPAGPIDAKKRIILLDGLRGFALLGILFANMTEFIGWPYMTPEQDAAVTVGWPDTVTEFFFEMFVHGKFYALFSLLFGIGFALQLKRIQERGEGTGRYARRLGFLMMFGLLHIILLWIGDILLLYSVMGFALLALRGLSNRALIFGAILCWLIPIGWEVYKVEAGFNVFAALMPIATPWMQQLGFTQQDYMGVGFWVFPDYWTHLKSSVIELYLRFVVYADQMRFTKVLGMFLIGLWVGRKGIHADPVAYGPLLRKVATWGLVIGLPFALLRALIMTGLWAPDMAELPILNTVAYVFSAPFLALAYASIAALAWNAGKQAFFETFSPIGRMALTNYILQSVIAITIFFGWGFGMILKVPLVAIIPITAAIFIAQVWWSKWWLARYRFGPLEWLWRSLTYGKAQPMRLAAMSAPQTA; encoded by the coding sequence ATGAACGATACGCCGATGCCTGCGGGTCCGATCGATGCGAAAAAACGCATCATCCTTCTCGATGGCCTGAGGGGCTTTGCGCTGCTCGGCATCCTCTTTGCCAACATGACCGAATTTATCGGCTGGCCCTACATGACGCCCGAACAGGATGCCGCCGTGACGGTCGGCTGGCCCGACACGGTCACCGAATTCTTCTTCGAGATGTTCGTGCACGGCAAGTTCTACGCGCTCTTCTCGCTTCTCTTCGGCATCGGGTTCGCGCTGCAATTGAAGCGCATCCAGGAGCGGGGCGAGGGGACGGGTCGCTATGCCCGAAGGCTCGGTTTCCTGATGATGTTCGGCCTCCTTCACATCATCCTCTTGTGGATCGGCGACATATTGCTGCTCTATTCGGTCATGGGCTTTGCGCTGCTCGCGCTACGCGGCCTGTCGAACCGCGCGCTCATCTTCGGCGCGATCCTGTGCTGGCTCATCCCGATCGGGTGGGAGGTCTACAAGGTCGAGGCGGGGTTCAACGTCTTTGCCGCGCTGATGCCGATTGCGACGCCATGGATGCAGCAGCTGGGCTTTACCCAGCAGGACTATATGGGGGTCGGTTTCTGGGTGTTTCCCGACTATTGGACACACCTCAAAAGCTCGGTGATCGAGCTCTACCTGCGCTTCGTCGTCTATGCCGACCAGATGCGCTTCACCAAGGTGTTGGGTATGTTTCTCATCGGCCTATGGGTCGGGCGCAAGGGCATCCATGCCGACCCGGTCGCCTATGGGCCGCTGCTCAGGAAAGTCGCGACATGGGGTTTGGTCATCGGCCTGCCTTTCGCCCTCCTGAGGGCGCTGATCATGACCGGCCTGTGGGCGCCCGACATGGCCGAGCTGCCCATACTCAATACGGTGGCCTATGTTTTCTCGGCCCCGTTCCTCGCGCTGGCTTACGCTTCCATTGCGGCGCTGGCCTGGAATGCGGGGAAGCAGGCCTTCTTCGAGACCTTCTCGCCGATCGGACGGATGGCGCTTACCAACTACATCCTGCAGTCGGTCATCGCGATCACCATCTTCTTCGGCTGGGGCTTCGGGATGATCCTCAAGGTGCCCCTAGTCGCCATCATCCCGATCACCGCGGCGATCTTCATCGCGCAGGTCTGGTGGTCGAAATGGTGGCTGGCCCGCTATCGTTTCGGGCCGCTGGAATGGCTGTGGCGTTCGCTGACCTACGGCAAGGCGCAGCCGATGCGCCTCGCCGCAATGTCAGCGCCGCAAACCGCTTAG
- a CDS encoding SDR family NAD(P)-dependent oxidoreductase, whose amino-acid sequence MTQPITLITGASAGLGVEFAKTYSKRGDRLVLVARREDRLKELAEELGNARVVAMDLSKEGAAAALFADLKAHDEQVDTLINNAGFGLVGRFESLDGPRQRQMIDLNCGVLTELAHGVLPAMHNAGKGAILNVASVASFQPGPGMAVYFATKAYVLSFTEALHEELKDSGIKVSALCPGPTSTEFGEVAGFGGNKAVETVAMTAEEVVRIGVEGLDRNKAVVVPGIANKISANSSRFLPRSTVRRIVNLIKK is encoded by the coding sequence ATGACCCAGCCCATCACCCTCATCACCGGCGCCAGCGCCGGCCTCGGCGTCGAATTCGCCAAGACCTACTCGAAGCGCGGCGACCGCCTCGTCCTCGTCGCCCGCCGCGAAGACCGCCTCAAGGAATTGGCCGAAGAGCTCGGCAATGCCCGCGTCGTCGCGATGGACCTAAGCAAGGAGGGCGCCGCGGCCGCCCTGTTCGCCGACCTGAAGGCGCATGACGAACAGGTCGACACACTAATCAACAATGCCGGGTTCGGGCTGGTCGGACGTTTCGAGAGCCTCGACGGGCCGCGCCAGCGCCAGATGATCGACCTCAATTGCGGGGTGTTGACCGAACTCGCCCACGGCGTCCTCCCGGCGATGCACAATGCCGGCAAGGGCGCGATCCTCAACGTCGCCTCGGTTGCCAGCTTCCAGCCGGGGCCCGGCATGGCGGTCTATTTCGCGACCAAGGCCTATGTCCTTTCCTTCACCGAAGCCTTGCACGAGGAATTGAAGGATAGCGGCATCAAGGTCTCCGCCTTGTGCCCCGGCCCCACTTCTACCGAATTTGGCGAAGTGGCGGGCTTTGGCGGGAACAAGGCGGTCGAAACCGTTGCCATGACCGCCGAGGAGGTCGTCCGCATCGGCGTCGAAGGGCTCGACCGGAACAAGGCGGTCGTCGTTCCCGGCATTGCCAACAAGATTTCGGCCAATTCCAGCCGTTTTCTGCCGCGCTCCACCGTCCGCCGGATCGTCAACCTCATCAAAAAGTGA
- a CDS encoding CDC48 family AAA ATPase, whose protein sequence is MADADTKTKSNRVQVASLPPADSGRGLARLPANLMEELGLADGDIIAISGKRMTPARAIRPYKDDSGLDIIRLDGLQRSNAGVGAGDFVTVEKAQSKPAKKVTFAPAQSGIRLAGSTDALKRSFFGAPIVKGDLVATAGHQRVNTDMPDNIRQLLQAPAFALQEVRLKVVSTQPAGIVHIDADTEVALQPEQDGTIEVERDAITYDDLGGMAGTIDALREMVELPLRHPELFRRLGVDPPKGVLLHGPPGTGKTMLARAVANESDAEFFHIAGPEIMGSAYGESEKKLRELFENASKAAPSIIFIDEIDSIAPKREKVTGEAEKRLVAQLLTLMDGLEPRQNLVVIAATNRPDAIDSALRRPGRFDREIVIGVPDEPGRREILGIHTRGMPLGEDVDLDKLSKRTYGFVGADIASLTREAALEAVRRIMPKINLGEDEIPTEVLDSLAVTADDFRNALKRVQPSAMREVMVQMPDIGWDDIGGLDEARDKLKEGVELPLKHPGAFRRLGIRPARGFLLYGPPGTGKTLLAKAAARESEANFIATKSSDLLSKWYGESEQQIARLFARARQVAPTVIFIDELDSLVPSRGGSMGEPQVTERVVNTILSEMDGLEELNNVVVIGATNRPNLIDPALLRPGRFDELIYVGPPSEEGRLRILQIHTSNMPLAKDVDLADYAKRTDRFTGADLEDLVRRAGLIAMRRDMEKAEVSKQDFDDALEETRPSVTQKMLDQYKRIRDNLKQDALKPQPTIGFIEPGMLEPKKGNGKDKA, encoded by the coding sequence GTGGCCGACGCCGATACCAAGACCAAGTCCAACCGCGTTCAGGTTGCCAGCCTGCCGCCCGCCGATTCAGGCCGCGGCCTCGCCCGCCTGCCAGCCAATCTGATGGAAGAGCTGGGGCTGGCCGACGGCGATATCATCGCGATTTCGGGCAAGCGCATGACCCCGGCCCGCGCGATCCGCCCCTACAAGGACGATAGCGGGCTCGACATCATCCGCCTCGACGGCCTTCAGCGCTCCAACGCCGGCGTCGGCGCTGGCGATTTCGTCACGGTCGAGAAGGCCCAGTCCAAGCCGGCCAAGAAAGTCACCTTCGCGCCCGCCCAGTCGGGCATCCGCCTTGCCGGGTCGACCGACGCGCTGAAGCGCAGCTTTTTCGGCGCGCCGATCGTGAAGGGCGACCTCGTCGCCACCGCCGGGCACCAGCGGGTCAATACCGACATGCCCGACAATATCCGCCAGCTGCTCCAGGCCCCCGCCTTCGCGCTCCAAGAAGTGCGCCTGAAAGTCGTCAGCACGCAGCCTGCCGGCATTGTCCATATCGATGCCGACACCGAGGTCGCGCTGCAGCCCGAACAGGACGGCACGATCGAGGTCGAGCGCGATGCGATCACCTATGACGATCTGGGCGGCATGGCCGGCACGATCGACGCGCTGCGCGAAATGGTCGAGCTGCCGCTCCGCCATCCCGAACTGTTCCGTCGTCTCGGCGTCGACCCGCCCAAGGGCGTGCTGCTTCACGGCCCGCCCGGTACCGGGAAGACCATGCTGGCGCGCGCCGTCGCCAATGAAAGCGATGCCGAATTTTTCCATATCGCGGGGCCCGAAATCATGGGCTCGGCCTATGGCGAGAGCGAGAAGAAGCTGCGCGAACTGTTCGAGAATGCTTCGAAAGCCGCGCCCAGCATCATCTTCATCGACGAAATCGATTCCATCGCGCCCAAGCGCGAGAAGGTAACGGGCGAGGCCGAAAAGCGCCTCGTCGCGCAATTGCTGACGCTGATGGACGGCCTCGAGCCGCGCCAGAACCTCGTCGTCATTGCCGCCACCAACCGGCCCGATGCGATCGACAGCGCATTGCGTCGCCCGGGGCGTTTTGATCGCGAGATTGTCATCGGGGTGCCCGACGAACCAGGCCGCCGTGAGATCCTTGGCATTCACACGCGCGGCATGCCGCTCGGCGAGGATGTCGACCTGGATAAGCTTTCCAAGCGCACCTATGGCTTCGTTGGCGCCGATATTGCCAGCCTCACCCGCGAAGCAGCGCTGGAGGCGGTGCGCCGGATCATGCCGAAGATCAACTTGGGCGAGGACGAGATCCCGACCGAGGTCCTCGATAGCCTGGCGGTCACGGCCGATGATTTCCGCAATGCCCTGAAACGTGTCCAGCCCTCTGCCATGCGCGAGGTCATGGTCCAGATGCCTGATATCGGTTGGGACGATATTGGCGGCCTCGACGAAGCGCGCGACAAGCTGAAGGAAGGGGTCGAATTGCCGCTCAAGCATCCCGGCGCCTTCCGCCGCCTCGGCATCCGGCCGGCGCGCGGCTTCCTGCTCTACGGCCCGCCCGGCACCGGCAAGACGCTGCTGGCCAAGGCTGCGGCGCGCGAATCCGAGGCCAATTTTATCGCCACAAAATCCTCGGACCTCCTCTCCAAATGGTATGGCGAGAGCGAGCAGCAGATTGCCCGCCTCTTTGCCCGCGCCCGCCAGGTTGCGCCGACCGTCATCTTTATCGACGAACTGGACAGCCTTGTGCCCTCGCGCGGCGGCTCGATGGGCGAACCGCAGGTCACCGAGCGGGTCGTCAACACGATCCTCAGCGAGATGGACGGGCTCGAAGAGCTCAATAATGTCGTCGTCATCGGCGCCACCAACCGGCCCAACCTGATCGACCCCGCGCTTCTGCGCCCGGGCCGCTTCGACGAGCTCATCTATGTCGGCCCGCCGAGCGAGGAAGGGCGCCTGCGGATCCTCCAGATCCACACCTCCAACATGCCATTGGCGAAGGACGTGGACCTTGCGGACTATGCCAAGCGGACCGATCGCTTCACCGGCGCCGACCTCGAAGACCTCGTGCGCCGCGCCGGCCTTATTGCCATGCGCCGCGACATGGAGAAGGCGGAGGTCTCGAAGCAGGATTTCGACGACGCGCTCGAGGAAACCCGTCCCTCGGTCACGCAGAAGATGCTCGACCAGTACAAACGGATCCGCGACAACCTGAAACAGGATGCATTGAAGCCGCAGCCGACCATCGGGTTCATTGAACCCGGTATGCTCGAGCCCAAGAAAGGCAATGGCAAGGACAAGGCCTAG
- a CDS encoding MFS transporter: MTDLAATRFGRVAGSALTNRQFVMLYAAMLIAAAGNTALQSVMPAIGRAIGIADVAVALTFTTSAVLWVAFAPRWAHQSDHRGRKPLILLGIGAGFTLSSLLCGIVLLLGLKDVTTPLLTFILFAVVRAIYGIFGCATPSATQAYLASRTRRSARVNAIAGLSSSFSLGTIIGPALAPLFVIPFFGLSGPLFIFAAIGGAVFVMVWWALPDDQSPREGRGAAMSYPSLASQPTGASVKAATSRRARMKWNDPRIRNWIMAGVVTNHAMAGIVTIIGFFVIDRLALQPIGAERDIAVVMMAGSAATLAAQWGLIPRLSLGPKTLILWGSGIAAVGMLGTMMAISLYGIVVGFALTCLGFGFTRPGFTGGASLAVPLAEQGGVAGIVTSSNGIAFVAAPTAGILLYGVEAHLPFALAALLLGGVIVWARKALD, encoded by the coding sequence ATGACTGATCTGGCCGCCACGCGGTTCGGCCGGGTCGCCGGCAGCGCGCTCACCAATCGCCAGTTCGTGATGCTTTATGCCGCGATGCTGATCGCTGCGGCGGGCAATACGGCGCTGCAGTCGGTCATGCCGGCCATTGGGCGCGCCATCGGGATTGCCGACGTTGCGGTCGCGCTGACGTTCACCACGTCGGCAGTCCTGTGGGTGGCCTTCGCCCCGCGCTGGGCGCACCAGTCCGACCATCGAGGGCGCAAGCCGCTCATCCTGCTCGGCATCGGGGCCGGCTTCACCTTGTCGTCGCTCCTGTGCGGGATCGTGCTGTTGCTCGGCCTCAAGGATGTGACGACGCCGCTCTTGACCTTCATCCTCTTCGCGGTCGTGCGCGCCATTTACGGTATTTTCGGCTGCGCGACGCCGAGCGCGACGCAAGCCTATCTCGCCAGCCGGACGCGCCGATCGGCACGCGTCAACGCGATTGCCGGCCTGTCGTCCAGCTTCTCGCTCGGTACGATCATCGGACCTGCGCTGGCGCCGCTCTTCGTCATTCCCTTCTTCGGCCTGTCAGGCCCGCTCTTCATCTTCGCCGCGATCGGCGGCGCGGTTTTTGTCATGGTATGGTGGGCGCTGCCCGATGACCAGAGCCCACGCGAGGGGCGCGGCGCGGCGATGAGCTATCCGAGCCTTGCCAGCCAGCCAACCGGTGCCAGTGTCAAGGCCGCCACCAGCAGGCGCGCGCGCATGAAATGGAACGACCCGCGCATCCGCAACTGGATCATGGCGGGCGTCGTCACCAACCATGCCATGGCCGGCATCGTTACTATCATCGGCTTCTTCGTGATCGACCGGCTGGCGCTCCAGCCGATCGGGGCGGAGCGCGATATTGCCGTGGTGATGATGGCCGGCTCGGCCGCGACGCTGGCGGCGCAATGGGGCCTTATCCCGCGCCTGTCGCTCGGCCCCAAGACGCTCATCCTGTGGGGATCGGGTATTGCCGCCGTCGGCATGCTGGGCACGATGATGGCGATCAGCCTCTACGGGATCGTCGTCGGGTTTGCGCTGACCTGTCTCGGCTTCGGTTTCACCCGTCCCGGTTTCACCGGCGGGGCGAGCCTTGCCGTCCCGCTCGCCGAGCAAGGCGGCGTCGCGGGCATCGTCACCTCGTCGAACGGCATCGCTTTCGTGGCGGCGCCGACGGCAGGCATCCTGCTCTACGGCGTCGAGGCGCACCTGCCCTTCGCGCTGGCCGCGCTGCTGCTTGGCGGGGTCATCGTCTGGGCGCGCAAGGCGCTCGACTAG
- a CDS encoding phospholipase D-like domain-containing protein has protein sequence MASDRSLKVDSHTLTLLPGGEERMSAILELIDGAKSRLDLLFYDLADDDSGTRIRDALVAAARRGVEVRLIIDGFGLRDIKDQEGFFAPLREAGGEAFVFHPSVGRRYLLRNHQKIAIADCCDAIIGGANLAKDYLGDHDGAWRDLWLRLDGPSVPVLTNYFETLHDWMQQKPSSVRDLGDIAARCSRTSGPLQWQFSAPWPRQTPWPAGLIRDLWQARQLDMVAAYFSPNAPMLRRMERIAEDGGRVRLITAAKSDNNATIAAARHTYHQLLTAGVEIFEYLPTKLHTKLFIADDIVHIGSSNFDFRSLFINMEVMLRIDSGAAAEMLRHYVAGEIEDSREITPELHASRDTFWQRTIWALSNFLVTTMDYTVSRKLNFPLGGDD, from the coding sequence ATGGCCAGTGATCGCTCCTTGAAAGTGGATAGCCACACGCTGACGCTGCTTCCCGGCGGGGAAGAGCGGATGAGCGCGATCCTCGAGCTGATCGACGGGGCGAAGTCGCGCCTCGACCTGCTTTTCTACGACCTTGCCGACGATGACAGCGGGACGCGCATTCGCGATGCGCTCGTCGCGGCAGCGCGGCGCGGGGTCGAGGTGCGCCTCATCATCGACGGGTTCGGCCTGCGCGACATCAAGGACCAGGAAGGCTTTTTCGCGCCGCTGCGCGAGGCGGGCGGCGAAGCGTTCGTCTTCCATCCCAGCGTTGGCCGGCGCTACCTGTTGCGCAACCACCAGAAGATCGCGATTGCCGATTGCTGTGACGCGATCATCGGCGGGGCCAATCTCGCCAAGGACTATCTCGGCGATCATGACGGCGCGTGGCGCGACCTGTGGCTGCGGCTGGACGGGCCGAGCGTGCCGGTGCTCACCAACTATTTCGAGACGCTGCACGACTGGATGCAGCAAAAGCCCTCCAGCGTGCGCGACCTTGGCGACATTGCGGCGCGGTGCAGCCGCACGTCGGGACCGCTGCAATGGCAATTCTCCGCGCCCTGGCCGCGCCAGACGCCATGGCCCGCCGGCCTCATCCGCGATCTCTGGCAGGCCCGCCAGCTCGACATGGTCGCGGCCTATTTCTCGCCCAATGCGCCGATGCTCCGCCGCATGGAGCGGATCGCCGAGGATGGCGGGCGCGTCCGCCTGATTACCGCGGCAAAGTCAGACAACAACGCCACCATCGCGGCGGCGCGGCATACCTATCACCAGTTGCTCACCGCCGGCGTCGAGATATTCGAATATCTGCCGACCAAGCTGCACACCAAGCTCTTCATCGCCGACGATATCGTTCATATCGGCAGCTCGAATTTCGATTTCCGCAGCCTCTTCATCAACATGGAAGTGATGCTCCGCATCGACAGCGGGGCTGCCGCCGAGATGCTGCGTCACTATGTCGCCGGCGAGATCGAGGACAGCCGCGAGATCACGCCCGAACTGCATGCGAGCCGCGATACGTTCTGGCAGCGGACCATCTGGGCGCTCTCCAATTTCCTCGTGACGACGATGGATTATACGGTGAGCCGGAAGCTGAATTTCCCGTTGGGCGGCGATGACTGA